A DNA window from Paralichthys olivaceus isolate ysfri-2021 chromosome 11, ASM2471397v2, whole genome shotgun sequence contains the following coding sequences:
- the LOC109634469 gene encoding heat shock protein beta-7-like, with protein MASVTSSSRRSSSSYRSSSRYSSSSSYRSEGSLGGSSDCLDPLFEPFLDSPDHSSLFGEEGPGGPSCLTPFSRQNRSSYGHTAPVCGAVTGRQSGAGGGVRCLGDSYYVSADVSQFEPHDIVLMAFKHQVVIHAEKVLDDGSISDTFTHKSLFPEDMDPLSVSGTLNPDGTLVVSVRRTSALSGLEPPGVPTYRSEANL; from the exons ATGGCGTCTGTGACATCTTCCAGCCGCAGATCCTCCTCGTCCTACCGCTCCTCGTCACGttacagcagctccagctcttACCGGTCAGAGGGCTCGCTGGGCGGATCATCTGATTGTCTGGACCCGCTCTTTGAGCCGTTCCTTGACTCGCCGGATCATTCCAGTCTGTTTGGAGAAGAGGGCCCCGGGGGACCCAGCTGCTTGACCCCCTTCAGCAGGCAGAACAGATCCTCCTACGGACACACTG ctcctgtgtgtGGCGCTGTGACAGGTCGTCAGAGTGGCGCAGGCGGCGGGGTCCGTTGTCTTGGAGACAGTTACTACGTGTCCGCTGACGTCAGCCAGTTTGAGCCACATGACATCGTGCTGATGGCCTTCAAACATCAGGTCGTCATCCACGCAGAGAAG GTATTGGATGATGGAAGCATCAGCGACACATTCACCCATAAGTCCCTGTTCCCGGAGGATATGGACCCCCTGTCGGTCAGTGGAACCCTTAACCCAGACGGTACCCTGGTGGTGAGCGTCCGGCGGACGTCAGCGCTCAGTGGGCTGGAGCCCCCGGGTGTTCCCACCTACCGCAGCGAAGCTAATCTTTGA